Proteins encoded together in one Prunus dulcis chromosome 3, ALMONDv2, whole genome shotgun sequence window:
- the LOC117621315 gene encoding probable transcription factor At3g04930 — MDSIKPSSATKLPIKRKNPDPIPNLNPNPNLLPPTLESTAIYDYNAVGFSAEDGQRTPPFKYHRIWTEPDELLFLQGLLDCASDGFSFPKDLHLFYARFSTTVSQHYTKSQLSEKLRRFRKKFRVVSARLARGLHESQLSPHDRALYDLSRKLWSSECWSTSPFGNKAKSDEGDDNLMVNQNQSVLDDLFVENDYGDEVKMINLSRAIAGLAAKTVLDVFDQSLNEVRMVLVQHCLLCPDHVGSVSGSGSGSGSGSCSSNMGKTALDFERQWQLQRLAELDVLSQRLRLVLDNTIRGQ, encoded by the coding sequence ATGGACTCAATTAAACCCTCCTCCGCTACTAAGCTCCCCATTAAACGCAAAAACCCCGATCCCATCCCCAACCttaaccctaaccctaatctTCTACCCCCCACCCTCGAATCCACCGCCATATACGACTACAACGCTGTCGGTTTTTCCGCAGAAGATGGGCAGAGAACCCCGCCGTTCAAGTACCACCGAATCTGGACCGAACCCGACGAGCTTCTCTTCCTCCAAGGCCTCCTTGACTGCGCCTCAGATGGCTTCTCGTTCCCCAAAGACCTTCACCTCTTCTACGCTCGATTCTCCACCACCGTGTCTCAGCACTACACCAAATCCCAGCTCTCTGAGAAGCTCCGCCGCTTCCGGAAAAAGTTCCGAGTCGTCTCGGCTCGGCTCGCTCGCGGCCTCCACGAGTCGCAGCTTTCGCCGCATGATCGCGCCTTGTACGACCTCTCGAGGAAGCTTTGGAGCTCCGAGTGCTGGTCCACTTCGCCGTTTGGTAACAAAGCCAAGAGCGACGAGGGTGATGATAATTTAATGGTGAATCAGAATCAGAGTGTTTTGGATGATCTTTTTGTGGAAAATGATTATGGCGATGAGGTGAAGATGATCAATTTGTCTAGGGCCATTGCTGGGCTGGCGGCGAAGACTGTTTTGGACGTGTTCGATCAGTCTTTGAATGAGGTTCGGATGGTTCTTGTTCAACATTGTCTGCTCTGCCCCGACCATGTTGGTTCGGTCTCGGGCTCAGGCTCTGGCTCTGGCTCTGGCTCATGTTCCTCCAATATGGGCAAGACTGCACTGGACTTCGAGcggcaatggcagctccaaCGGCTTGCTGAGTTGGATGTATTGTCTCAGAGATTGAGGTTGGTTCTCGACAACACCATTCGGGGCCAATGA
- the LOC117621313 gene encoding valine--tRNA ligase, chloroplastic/mitochondrial 2 isoform X2, translating into MVRYHRMKGRPTLWLPGTDHAGIATQLVVEKMLASEGIKRVELGRDEFVNRVWEWKEKYGGTITNQIKRLGASCDWNREHFTLDEQLSRAVVEAFVRLHEKGLIYQGSYMVNWSPSLQTAVSDLEVEYHEESGTLYYIKYRVAGGSKSDYLTIATTRPETLFGDVAIAVHPEDDRYSKYINRMAIVPLTYGRHVPIISDKHVDKDFGTGVLKISPGHDHNDYNLARKLGLPILNVMNKDATLNKVAGLYCGLDRFEARKKLWADLEETGLAVKKEPHTLRVPRSQRGGEVIEPLVSKQWFVTMEPLAEKALRAVEKGDLKIIPERFEKIYNHWLSNIKDWCISRQLWWGHRIPVWYIVGKDCEEEYIVARSEDEALRKAQKKYGRDTKIYQDPDVLDTWFSSALWPFSTLGWPDESIKDFKRFYPTTMLETGHDILFFWVARMVMMGIEFTGTVPFKYVYLHGLIRDSQGRKMSKTLGNVIDPLDTIKEYGTDALRFTIALGTAGQDLNLSTERLTSNKAFTNKLWNAGKFVLQNLPSQNDASAWENILSYKFDKVELLDNLPLPECWVISKLHLLIDTVTASYDKFFFGDVGRETYEFFWGDFADWYIEASKARLYHSGGDSVASVTQAVLLYVFENILKLLHPFMPFVTEELWQALPYRKEALIISPWPLTSLPRKSNSIKKFENLQALTRAIRNARAEYSVEPVKRISASVVANEEVTEYIVKEKEVLALLSRLDLQNIHFTDSPPGNADQSVHVVAGEGLEAYLPLADMIDVTAEIQRLSKRLSKMQTEYDGLKARLSSPKFVEKAPEDIVRGVQEKAAETEEKITLTKNRLALLKSTVVVT; encoded by the exons ATGGTTAGATACCATCGAATGAAGGGAAGACCCACACTTTGGCTTCCTGGGACTGATCATGCTGGTATAGCAACTCAG CTGGTTGTAGAAAAAATGCTTGCATCTGAAGGAATTAAAAGGGTTGAATTGGGTCGAGATGAGTTTGTGAATCGAGTTTGGGAGTGGAAAGAGAA GTATGGTGGAACCATTACAAATCAGATCAAAAGACTTGGCGCTTCTTGTGATTGGAATAGAGAGCATTTCACCCTTGATGAACAGCTAAGTC GAGCTGTCGTTGAGGCCTTTGTCAGACTTCATGAGAAAGGCTTAATCTATCAAG GGTCTTACATGGTGAACTGGTCTCCTAGTCTACAGACTGCTGTTTCTGACTTG GAAGTAGAATATCATGAAGAATCTGGTACTCTCTATTATATTAAGTATCGTGTAGCTGGAGGCTCAAA GTCTGACTATCTGACAATAGCAACAACACGCCCGGAGActttatttggtgatgtaGCTATTGCTGTGCATCCTGAG GATGATCGATATTCTAAATATATTAATAGAATGGCTATAGTTCCTTTGACATATGGCCGTCACGTCCCTATCATCTCTGACAAG CATGTTGATAAAGACTTTGGCACTGGTGTGTTGAAGATAAGCCCTGGACATGATCATAATGATTACAATCTTGCAAGAAAGCTTGGTCTTCCAATACTTAATGTCATGAACAAGGATGCAACTCTAAACAAGGTTGCCGGACTGTACTG TGGCCTTGATCGGTTTGAGGCCCGCAAGAAACTTTGGGCAGATCTGGAGGAGACTGGTTTGGCTGTAAAGAAAGAACCACACACTTTACGAGTTCCCAGATCTCAGCGCGGTGGAGAA GTTATAGAACCACTAGTAAGCAAGCAGTGGTTTGTAACGATGGAGCCCTTAGCTGAGAAAGCCCTTCGTGCTGTTGAAAAAGGAGATTTGAAAATCATACCCGAAAGATTTGAAAAG aTCTATAATCACTGGCTATCAAATATTAAGGATTGGTGCATAAGCAGACAACTGTGGTGGGGACATCGAATACCAGTTTGGTACATTGTGGGTAAAGACTGTGAAGAAGAATATATTGTTGCAAGGAGTGAGGATGAAGCTCTTCGGAAAGCTCAAAAGAAGTATGGTAGAGATACAAAAATATATCAGGATCCGGATGTTCTTGACACATGGTTTTCAAG TGCACTGTGGCCTTTCAGTACTCTTGGGTGGCCAGATGAGTCAATCAAGGATTTTAAGCGGTTTTATCCTACTACAATGCTTGAAACAGG GCATGACATACTGTTCTTTTGGGTTGCGAGGATGGTCATGATGGGAATTGAGTTTACAGGGACAGTTCCATTTAAATATGTTTATCTGCATGGTCTCATCCGGGATTCACAA GGTCGAAAGATGTCTAAAACATTGGGGAATGTCATAGATCCTTTAGATACAATCAAGGAATATGGCACAGATGCTTTAAGATTTACAATTGCTCTGGGGACTGCTGGTCAG gACCTTAATTTATCCACTGAGAGGTTGACGTCAAATAAGGCCTTCACCAACAAACTCTGGAATGCTGGAAAGTTTGTATTGCAGAATTTACCCAGTCAAAATGATGCATCTGCTTGGGAAAATATACTCTCTTATAAG TTTGACAAAGTGGAGCTCTTGGACAATCTACCTTTACCAGAATGTTGGGTG ATCTCAAAACTTCATTTGCTTATTGACACAGTCACCGCAAGCTATGACAAATTTTTCTTTGGAGATGTAGGAAGAGAGacatatgaatttttttggggtgattTTGCTGATTG GTATATTGAAGCCAGTAAAGCTCGTCTTTACCACTCCGGTGGTGATTCAGTTGCTTCTGTCACACAGGCAGTTCTGTTGTATGTTTTTGAAAACATACTTAAATTGCTACACCCCTTCATGCCATTTGTGACTGAGGAGCTCTGGCAG GCACTCCCATATCGAAAAGAAGCTCTTATAATATCGCCATGGCCACTGACTTCACTTCCAAGGAAGAGCAACTCGATTAAGAAGTTTGAAAATTTACAGGCTCTG ACTAGAGCCATCCGGAATGCTCGAGCAGAATATTCTGTTGAGCCTGTAAAGCGTATATCAGCCTCAGTAGTTGCTAATGAAGAAGTCACTGAGTACATAGTG AAAGAAAAGGAGGTTTTAGCACTTCTCTCCAGGCTAGATTTGCAAAACATCCATTTTACGGATTCTCCTCCAG GGAATGCGGATCAATCAGTCCACGTTGTAGCTGGTGAAGGACTAGAGGCATATCTCCCTCTTGCTGATATGATTGACGTTACTGCCGAAATCCAACGCCTATCTAAGAGACTTTCCAAGATGCAGACAGAATATGATGGACTTAAAGCTCGGCTCAGTTCTCCAAAG TTTGTAGAGAAAGCTCCAGAGGATATTGTCCGTGGAGTCCAAGAAAAGGCGGCAGAAACAGAAGAGAAGATCACTCTCACCAAAAACCGTTTAGCCTTACTCAAATCAACGGTTGTGGTTACATAA
- the LOC117621313 gene encoding valine--tRNA ligase, chloroplastic/mitochondrial 2 isoform X1, giving the protein MLIIIHSLEFSTSKECIKTMILQTTFPGHSLWSSCSANRLHPFLFSKRRRRSSLSYWHFNRLRPRLFAVAASENGVFTSPEIAKTFDFTSEEGIYNWWESQGYFRPNLDRGSDPFVISMPPPNVTGSLHMGHAMFVTLEDIMVRYHRMKGRPTLWLPGTDHAGIATQLVVEKMLASEGIKRVELGRDEFVNRVWEWKEKYGGTITNQIKRLGASCDWNREHFTLDEQLSRAVVEAFVRLHEKGLIYQGSYMVNWSPSLQTAVSDLEVEYHEESGTLYYIKYRVAGGSKSDYLTIATTRPETLFGDVAIAVHPEDDRYSKYINRMAIVPLTYGRHVPIISDKHVDKDFGTGVLKISPGHDHNDYNLARKLGLPILNVMNKDATLNKVAGLYCGLDRFEARKKLWADLEETGLAVKKEPHTLRVPRSQRGGEVIEPLVSKQWFVTMEPLAEKALRAVEKGDLKIIPERFEKIYNHWLSNIKDWCISRQLWWGHRIPVWYIVGKDCEEEYIVARSEDEALRKAQKKYGRDTKIYQDPDVLDTWFSSALWPFSTLGWPDESIKDFKRFYPTTMLETGHDILFFWVARMVMMGIEFTGTVPFKYVYLHGLIRDSQGRKMSKTLGNVIDPLDTIKEYGTDALRFTIALGTAGQDLNLSTERLTSNKAFTNKLWNAGKFVLQNLPSQNDASAWENILSYKFDKVELLDNLPLPECWVISKLHLLIDTVTASYDKFFFGDVGRETYEFFWGDFADWYIEASKARLYHSGGDSVASVTQAVLLYVFENILKLLHPFMPFVTEELWQALPYRKEALIISPWPLTSLPRKSNSIKKFENLQALTRAIRNARAEYSVEPVKRISASVVANEEVTEYIVKEKEVLALLSRLDLQNIHFTDSPPGNADQSVHVVAGEGLEAYLPLADMIDVTAEIQRLSKRLSKMQTEYDGLKARLSSPKFVEKAPEDIVRGVQEKAAETEEKITLTKNRLALLKSTVVVT; this is encoded by the exons ATGCTTATCATCATTCACTCACTGGAATTTTCGACCTCAAAAGAGTGTATCAAAACGATGATTCTCCAAACGACCTTCCCTGGCCACTCTCTCTGGTCGTCGTGCTCCGCTAACAGGCTCCATCCTTTTCTCTTCTCCAAACGACGTCGTCGCAGTAGTCTTTCCTACTGGCATTTCAATCGTCTTAGGCCTAGGCTCTTCGCAG TTGCCGCCTCCGAGAATGGCGTGTTCACTTCTCCAGAGATTGCAAAGACCTTTGATTTTACTTCAGAAGAAGGGATATACAATTG GTGGGAGTCTCAAGGGTATTTTAGGCCAAACCTTGACCGAGGAAGTGATCCTTTTGTGATTTCAATGCCGCCTCCAAATGTTACTGGTTCCCTGCACATGGGACACGCGATGTTTGTGACTCTTGAG GACATTATGGTTAGATACCATCGAATGAAGGGAAGACCCACACTTTGGCTTCCTGGGACTGATCATGCTGGTATAGCAACTCAG CTGGTTGTAGAAAAAATGCTTGCATCTGAAGGAATTAAAAGGGTTGAATTGGGTCGAGATGAGTTTGTGAATCGAGTTTGGGAGTGGAAAGAGAA GTATGGTGGAACCATTACAAATCAGATCAAAAGACTTGGCGCTTCTTGTGATTGGAATAGAGAGCATTTCACCCTTGATGAACAGCTAAGTC GAGCTGTCGTTGAGGCCTTTGTCAGACTTCATGAGAAAGGCTTAATCTATCAAG GGTCTTACATGGTGAACTGGTCTCCTAGTCTACAGACTGCTGTTTCTGACTTG GAAGTAGAATATCATGAAGAATCTGGTACTCTCTATTATATTAAGTATCGTGTAGCTGGAGGCTCAAA GTCTGACTATCTGACAATAGCAACAACACGCCCGGAGActttatttggtgatgtaGCTATTGCTGTGCATCCTGAG GATGATCGATATTCTAAATATATTAATAGAATGGCTATAGTTCCTTTGACATATGGCCGTCACGTCCCTATCATCTCTGACAAG CATGTTGATAAAGACTTTGGCACTGGTGTGTTGAAGATAAGCCCTGGACATGATCATAATGATTACAATCTTGCAAGAAAGCTTGGTCTTCCAATACTTAATGTCATGAACAAGGATGCAACTCTAAACAAGGTTGCCGGACTGTACTG TGGCCTTGATCGGTTTGAGGCCCGCAAGAAACTTTGGGCAGATCTGGAGGAGACTGGTTTGGCTGTAAAGAAAGAACCACACACTTTACGAGTTCCCAGATCTCAGCGCGGTGGAGAA GTTATAGAACCACTAGTAAGCAAGCAGTGGTTTGTAACGATGGAGCCCTTAGCTGAGAAAGCCCTTCGTGCTGTTGAAAAAGGAGATTTGAAAATCATACCCGAAAGATTTGAAAAG aTCTATAATCACTGGCTATCAAATATTAAGGATTGGTGCATAAGCAGACAACTGTGGTGGGGACATCGAATACCAGTTTGGTACATTGTGGGTAAAGACTGTGAAGAAGAATATATTGTTGCAAGGAGTGAGGATGAAGCTCTTCGGAAAGCTCAAAAGAAGTATGGTAGAGATACAAAAATATATCAGGATCCGGATGTTCTTGACACATGGTTTTCAAG TGCACTGTGGCCTTTCAGTACTCTTGGGTGGCCAGATGAGTCAATCAAGGATTTTAAGCGGTTTTATCCTACTACAATGCTTGAAACAGG GCATGACATACTGTTCTTTTGGGTTGCGAGGATGGTCATGATGGGAATTGAGTTTACAGGGACAGTTCCATTTAAATATGTTTATCTGCATGGTCTCATCCGGGATTCACAA GGTCGAAAGATGTCTAAAACATTGGGGAATGTCATAGATCCTTTAGATACAATCAAGGAATATGGCACAGATGCTTTAAGATTTACAATTGCTCTGGGGACTGCTGGTCAG gACCTTAATTTATCCACTGAGAGGTTGACGTCAAATAAGGCCTTCACCAACAAACTCTGGAATGCTGGAAAGTTTGTATTGCAGAATTTACCCAGTCAAAATGATGCATCTGCTTGGGAAAATATACTCTCTTATAAG TTTGACAAAGTGGAGCTCTTGGACAATCTACCTTTACCAGAATGTTGGGTG ATCTCAAAACTTCATTTGCTTATTGACACAGTCACCGCAAGCTATGACAAATTTTTCTTTGGAGATGTAGGAAGAGAGacatatgaatttttttggggtgattTTGCTGATTG GTATATTGAAGCCAGTAAAGCTCGTCTTTACCACTCCGGTGGTGATTCAGTTGCTTCTGTCACACAGGCAGTTCTGTTGTATGTTTTTGAAAACATACTTAAATTGCTACACCCCTTCATGCCATTTGTGACTGAGGAGCTCTGGCAG GCACTCCCATATCGAAAAGAAGCTCTTATAATATCGCCATGGCCACTGACTTCACTTCCAAGGAAGAGCAACTCGATTAAGAAGTTTGAAAATTTACAGGCTCTG ACTAGAGCCATCCGGAATGCTCGAGCAGAATATTCTGTTGAGCCTGTAAAGCGTATATCAGCCTCAGTAGTTGCTAATGAAGAAGTCACTGAGTACATAGTG AAAGAAAAGGAGGTTTTAGCACTTCTCTCCAGGCTAGATTTGCAAAACATCCATTTTACGGATTCTCCTCCAG GGAATGCGGATCAATCAGTCCACGTTGTAGCTGGTGAAGGACTAGAGGCATATCTCCCTCTTGCTGATATGATTGACGTTACTGCCGAAATCCAACGCCTATCTAAGAGACTTTCCAAGATGCAGACAGAATATGATGGACTTAAAGCTCGGCTCAGTTCTCCAAAG TTTGTAGAGAAAGCTCCAGAGGATATTGTCCGTGGAGTCCAAGAAAAGGCGGCAGAAACAGAAGAGAAGATCACTCTCACCAAAAACCGTTTAGCCTTACTCAAATCAACGGTTGTGGTTACATAA